The segment CAGGAATACCGGCAGCCTTCTCGGCTGGTTAGGCGGTATAGCGTTCCATGCAGCGAGGTATGTATCGTTCTCACACTCTTCGGTATCGGAAGGGTTAGCAACAATGTTTCTGGCGATCGCCCGGCAGTACGCGCTGTATTTGTTCCGGGTTTCCGTGATGGCCTGCTGTGAGCGCTGCAAGTATAGCTGAATGATTCCCTGATCTTCCATCTGCTGTTTCTCCTTTGGTATCCTCTTATCTATATAGTAGAGAATTCCGGGTGCCGGTTGCACTTATACGCTAATCTTTTTTTACGCAAAAAATCCCGGAACATAAGCATATCACTGCTTACACACCGGGATAGAGATAGTAATCTATAGGTTAACCGAGGACCGGCGGGTCCTGCTCATCCGTGCTGTCATCCTCCATGTCTGCCGGTTTCAGGGTTACTCTAATGTCCACAATCAGGGTATCCGTCAGCTCCGTATCGGCCCAGGCTGAGCCGTCCCATATCTGCTTGCGGTAGATAACGGTTATCTTGTAATCACCTACAGCAGACGGAACATATGCAGCCTGATACACCTCACCCGTTACGGTGAAGACGCCTGCCATACCTTCCTCTGTGGAGCTCCAGGCCTCCGGATGATAACGTTCATCTCCGGGGTTGGCAGGTACCAGGCTCTGGTTATAGCCTTCGGCCGTCAGGGTAAGTGTTTCACCTGCAAAAGGGCTGCCCAGGCTAACGCTGAGCCGGTTGCCTTCAGGCGTAACCGTTTCATACACATCGAGGGTTACCGTCTTAAGCGCACTGGCCGTCACCTTTTGTATCCCTGTAACACGGGCATTATCGAACACCGTATTCTGGGAGGTTGTTCGGAAGCCAATCTTACCTGCAGTTAATTCCGTTTGCGGGTTCGTCCATTGGAGCTTCAACTGGCCGTCCACAAAGCCTAGAATTCTGTTCCCTTTGATGACCGCCTTCAGCGTATACCACTGGCCCGCAGCCGCATCGGCGAAGAGGGTACTGGACACGGGGGTCAGCGTTCCGTTTACCGCCTTGAACAGCTCCAGCTTCTTGTCGTTGACATTGATCCGGTACATGTAATAGTTGTTGGCGTCCTGCACCCGGAAGAGAATGCCGGCATTGGCATTCGCGATGGGAACCTTCATCTTGGCTTCAAAAGCAATATCCTGCCATGAATCCCCGGCTGTAATGAGCCCCGTTGAATTTCCTTTTGTCTGGATCAGGGCTTTAGTACTGCCATCTGTGGTTACACTCCAGGTCCCGCTGGCAGCCGTCCAGCCCGTCGTATTCCCATCCTCAAAGTTATCCGTGAACCGGACAGAATTCGGATTGGCATCAATCGGAGTCTCGTCCACATCTGTAACCTGAATCATGAAGCTCTTCTCCAGCGACAGGCCATTGGCGTCAATACTCTTCACCCGGATGCTGTAGCTGCTCTTCGCTTCATAATCCGGCGTAGTGCGGAGGATCAGCCTGTCTCCCTGCGGGGCAATGGAGAAGCTGCTGTTATCGGCGTCACCTTGCCCGGGGACCAGCGCATAAGTAAAGGTCTGACCCGCATCCGGGTGGGCTGTAGTGAAGGTGCCCACTACACCGCCTGGAGTAGTCAGCTCTGGCACCTGGGTAGCGCTGAGTGTAATATCAGTGGGCGGATTGTGAATGGCGGTCACCTTGGCATCGTCATACCAGACCCCGGCTGAAGTGGTGCGGAAGCCGATTCCGCCCGAGGTTAATTCATTGACCGGATTGGTCCATGTTGTCTTCAGCACTCCGTCCACATACCCTTTGATAGTGTTGCCCTGGACCGTCGCCTTAAGGGTATACCATTGGTTCTTAACAGGCACGAACGAGGTAGTCGAGACCTGCGTCAACGTTCCGGCTACAGCCTTATAGAGCTGCAGCTGGCTTGTGCTGGCATCGATCCGGTACATATAGAAGTTGTTCTGATCCTGCACCCGGAAGACAATGCCTGCGTTCTCGCTTCCATTAATGAGAGGCAGTCTGGCTCTGGCTTCATACGTGTAATCTGTCCAGGATGTACCGGCCTTGGCGGTAATCAGCGCCGTCGTGGTCTGGCTGGTGGACAGCACCCGGTTCCCTGTTCGATCGGTTACCGCCCAACTGTTGGCACCTGAAGCCACGGTCCAATCCGGGAGCAGCCCGGAGGTGAAGTGATCGCTGAACCAGGCCTGATCCGTATTCGCGAAGACGACTCCGCTTACATTCTCATTCTTGATGCTCACCTTCAGATCACTGAGATTCTTCGCCAGCGTTCCTTTGACCACCACATTTTCAAAAGTAACCCCGTTCACCATCCCGCCTCTGGTGGGATTGCCCTGAATAGGGGAATCTCCTCCCGTCTCGCGGACATTGATGTTCCGGAGAATGACATTGCTTACATCACCGGATGTACTGGTGGAGACCCGCAGCCAGTAATTGCCGAACTGGTTGATGCCCACCCGTTCAATATCGATATTCTCGAAGGTCACATCCTGGGCCCAGCCTTCGACCGGGAGCGGATTCTCTGTATAGGCATGATCCACCAGCAGCGCCCGCGCGCTTTGATAGACATACGAATTGCGGATGGTTACGCCAATCTGCGGCGTGCATATGCCCATCCCCAGCTTGAAGGCGGCGCAGCGTGTCCAGGCGAAGCAGTCCTCGAAGACCACATTCTCCAGATGCTCGATGGCTCCCGGCCAGTCCTTGGACATTCCTTTCTGCGG is part of the Paenibacillus sp. FSL M7-0420 genome and harbors:
- a CDS encoding family 16 glycoside hydrolase — protein: MLTRKVLRLLLVLAVAFTGFIPPQTAGAAEPEPGTEPVPQVAAAGPATIQNYPMPSIYTPSSVYSLKVNNEAVPVVKYLPDYDYAQFSFEGTISLEVTADKPITSYSISPLAKNITGTVNGNKLTFTLSASTYVIVDINAPANEDPNEKDPDKRRKRLVIAADPLETDIPASSGPGIYNVTAAPYNADKTGATITSGAIQQAIDAANQAGGGIVYIPAGVYKSSNLTLKSNVTFYLAGGAVIVGTGRGEDYRNDFRKDSISDGTYFIRTATNSVNITMRGRGTIDGKGIEMRKRKMTNPPATHKQGEGFINNLVVPMATSNFKFDGLTLRDGGFWAFLVVRSDNVTITNYKGYQDLFTLEDDAIDINESQNVLVKHALAISDDDTFSTKTWPQKGMSKDWPGAIEHLENVVFEDCFAWTRCAAFKLGMGICTPQIGVTIRNSYVYQSARALLVDHAYTENPLPVEGWAQDVTFENIDIERVGINQFGNYWLRVSTSTSGDVSNVILRNINVRETGGDSPIQGNPTRGGMVNGVTFENVVVKGTLAKNLSDLKVSIKNENVSGVVFANTDQAWFSDHFTSGLLPDWTVASGANSWAVTDRTGNRVLSTSQTTTALITAKAGTSWTDYTYEARARLPLINGSENAGIVFRVQDQNNFYMYRIDASTSQLQLYKAVAGTLTQVSTTSFVPVKNQWYTLKATVQGNTIKGYVDGVLKTTWTNPVNELTSGGIGFRTTSAGVWYDDAKVTAIHNPPTDITLSATQVPELTTPGGVVGTFTTAHPDAGQTFTYALVPGQGDADNSSFSIAPQGDRLILRTTPDYEAKSSYSIRVKSIDANGLSLEKSFMIQVTDVDETPIDANPNSVRFTDNFEDGNTTGWTAASGTWSVTTDGSTKALIQTKGNSTGLITAGDSWQDIAFEAKMKVPIANANAGILFRVQDANNYYMYRINVNDKKLELFKAVNGTLTPVSSTLFADAAAGQWYTLKAVIKGNRILGFVDGQLKLQWTNPQTELTAGKIGFRTTSQNTVFDNARVTGIQKVTASALKTVTLDVYETVTPEGNRLSVSLGSPFAGETLTLTAEGYNQSLVPANPGDERYHPEAWSSTEEGMAGVFTVTGEVYQAAYVPSAVGDYKITVIYRKQIWDGSAWADTELTDTLIVDIRVTLKPADMEDDSTDEQDPPVLG